Genomic segment of Iocasia fonsfrigidae:
AACCTCCCTATTGGCAGCCATTAAATCAGAGTGATTTAATTCACTAAGGTTAAATTTCCGAGCACCAGCCATAAACTGTTTTAGTCCAGCACTCAATTTATCAGCTAATGTGTACATTGCTACAGCACCATAAGGTATTTTTTGCATTTCATCTTGACCAACTATCTCTTCAACATCATACCAGCCGGCAAAAATGCTTTCAGGTGTGTCACCTAATTCACTAACTGTCTTTGGCAGACTATCCCAGTTGCCATTTAGTGTTTCTTTTCTTTCAGGATGGAAAACCCCTTCAATATTTGAACCTACAAAACCAGGAATCATTGGTGCCCTTCCCATACATACCAGTTTAACATATGGGGCACCAAGGGCTAAAGCTTTAAACATATGGTCTTCCCTGGCAAATCCACCAGCAAAAGAAAGGTCTGGTACTTCTATACCCATTTTATCTAAAATATTGGCGTATTCTACTGCTTTAGCATGGAGTTGTAATGATGGCACACCCCAGTGTTCCATCATATTCCAGGGGCTCATACCTGTACCTCCACCAGCACCATCAATAGTCAATAAATCAAGTTTAGCATCAGCGGCAAAACGCAGGGCCATAGCCAGAGCCTTCATTCCATATGCACCAGTCTTTAAAGAGATACGTTTATATCCTAAGCCCCTCAGGTATTCTACCTGTTCCATAAACCCTTCCTGTAGTTCTTCAGTTGTAGCAGCATCTGTCCCCCCGAGACGACTGTGACGCGCAAAACTCTTAATCGCACCTGCTTTAAAAGCCTTTACATTAGACTCTTTCATTGGATCAGGGTCTACTACATAACCCCTCCTGGCAAGAAATTGGGCATATTCAAGGCTTTTAACCTGAATCTCACCACCTATATCTTTGGCACCCTGACCCCATTTGAGTTCTATTATTACATCATCACCATATTTATCAATTACATATTCAGCTACACCATTTCTGGTATCCTCTACATTTAATTGAACAAAAATAGCACCATACCCATCCCTGGTATATTGCTGATATACCTCAATTCTACGGTCTAATTCAGGAGCCTTAGTAATTTTACCATCTTTAAGCACTGCTTCTTTATCTACGCCCACAACATTTTCACCAATTACGATTGGAAATCCAGCCAGAGCAGCACCAATAGCGAATGAATTCCAGTATTTTGCTGCAATAAATGTAGAGCCTAAAGCACCTGTCATCATTGGAATCCTACTTTTAGTCTTTACATTATTACCAAAACTGGTTTCAATATCGACATTTGGAAAAATACAGTCATCTGCATTATCAGTTAAACCCTCTGCAAGTCCATGGGCTCCGTGGGCATATCCTTGTATCCGGAGAGTATGATAACCTACTCCACTGGCATCAATATTTGCACTACCAGAGGTGATTGTACCAAAATCCCTCGGATAGAGCATTTTTCTACCCACTAAAGAAGACATCCAGGTCTCACATTTTCCCTTACAATCTGCTCTACATAATGTACAGAGACCAGATTCACAAGCATCTCCCCGGTTTACAGTACCGAGGGCATCATTTCTTTTTCTCCATTCTGACATCAGTAATCCTCTCCTTATTACATCATATTATTAATTTTGCTAATAGTATAAGGTTAATGTCAGGAAAAGTAAATACTAATCATAGCAATGATACCTGTATACATGGATATTAGAATATCGATATTCTGCAAAACATATTTATTAGACAATATTCTTAAAACAGGTAATATTTACTACTAATCTTTTTTTCTTCTACTGACATAATATCTATATAAGCGTCTTGCATAATTGATTGTTACCAGACAAAAACTCCGCAACGAATTTAGTTTCAGCCAATTATGGGCTGTTTTAAACTCCCTACGGTCAAACAGAAAAACACCCTTTTCCATAATTGTCTTTACTAAATTCTACTCCGTTTTAATCGTCTAGATAACAATTCAATTATGCAAAAGGTCTATTATGAAAGAGCCTTATATAGAAGGGAGACGATTACTATTAAAAAAATTAGACTTGCTGTAATTGGTACCGGAATGGCCTGGAAACGGCTGCACTGGCCTGCTATCCAGGAATTAGGTGATCATTACCAGATTGTAGCTGTTTGTAATAAGACAAAAAGTGATGCAGTAGATTTTGCTAGGGAAATTAACCTCGCCCAGGAAAATGTATATGATGATTACAAGGAAATGCTCAAACGAGGTGATATTGATGCTGTTGATGTAATGGTTCCTATTCCAGAAAATTTTGATATCTATCATGATATCGTAACAGCAAACATCAATCTAATTGCAGAAAAACCATTAGCATCCACTATGGAAGGGGCCGAAAAACTACTTAAGCTCCATAAAAAACACCCGGTAAACATTATGGTTGCAGAAAATTACCGTTATAATGATGAGATTAATAAAATTAGAGATATTATTAATCAGGGCAAAATTGGTGATGTAATCTATTTTATTAATCATAATGCTGTTGATTTTGAAAATCAGATGACTAAAAACACCTTTGCTGCTACAGAATGGAGACAACATCCTCAATTTAAAGGAGGTACTTTCCTTGATGCAGGTCTCCACGATATAGCTGCTATGCGCCATATTTTTGGGAAAGTAGATTATGTTTATGCCATGGGTCAACCCCAGCAGGAAGATTTTAGTCCTTATATATCTGTTAATTCCCAGATTAAATTTTCCAATGGGGTAATAGGTCAATATAGTTATTATACTGATGGTAAAGAAACCCAGCGTCCCTTGATAGGTTTTAGGATTTTTGGTAATAAAGGAGAAATATACCTGGAAGAACGAAGATGTGGTACTATTAATATAACATACAGAGACGGCGGTTCTGAACAAATAACCTATCGGCCTGAAAGAGGTTATTTTAATGAACTCCTTAATTTCTATAACTCATTATTAGGGAATGAAGAAATTGCCGTTACTCCTGAGGTTGAATATGGTGACGTCAAAATGGTATTTAACATCCTGAAATCTATCAAAGATAACAAAGCATATCCAGTTGACACCAAAACTAATGAAATTTCTTTAGTTTAAGAACAAAACTACGCCACCCAAACTTAATCAATAATTATTAATTTTTACTTAGGAATATTTTTTACACAAAATTAACTAATTTTAATAATCCAGATAGATATATTTGTTGTACAACTCTAGAAATTATCCGCAGGTACAAAAATAGTTTCCTTATATTAAATAATTGTCAATAATAATAACTATTTGTATTATTTCCCTTAATATGATATAATTTTAATAAAAGTTAATTGATTAGACAATATCTTTACCTGTAAAGAATACTTACATAAGGGGGCAATAATTGTGTTTGAATGGAAAGACTCATATTCTGTTGGCATTGAAGAAATTGACAAGCAGCACAAAAATTTATTAGGTATTGGTGAAGAACTGGTATATGTTATGGAAAATACTACTAAAGGACTTGATCAATATGATGAAATCAAACGTCTGTTGAAAGAACTGTATGATTATACAGTCTACCATTTTACTGCTGAAGAAAAACTAATGAAAAAATATGATTTTATTGACCTTCCCAGTCATCAATTCCAACATAAACTATTTGTCAAGAAAATTGAGGAAATCGATCTAGACGAATTTGATAATGATCAAATAGACTCAACTTTTAAAATCATGGAATTTCTTTCTAATTGGATTACTAATCACATTTTAAAAATAGATCCTCAGTACAGTAAAGTCTTAAGAGAAAAAGGTGTACGATAACAAATAGCTGCAATTTAAAAAGAGGCTATCTAATTAATTTATTGAAAATACTTACATAAGGGGGCAATAATTGTGTTTGAGTGGAAAGAAGCTTATTCTGTTGGCATTGAAGAAATTGACAAACAACATAAAAATTTACTAGGTATTGGTGAAGAACTGGTATATGTTATGGAAAACACTACTAAAGGACTTGATCAATATGATGAAGTCAAACGGCTATTGAAAGAATTATATGACTATACCATCTACCACTTTACTAGTGAAGAAAAACTAATGGAAAAACATGATTTTCTGGAACTCCCCAGTCACCAATTCCAACATAAGCTTTTTGTTAAAAAACTTGAAGAAATTGATCTAGAGGAATTTGATAATGACCAGCTAGAAACAACAAATCAACTCCTGGACTTTATCGCCAACTGGATTACCGAACACATTTTAAAAGAAGACCAAAAATACAGCAAAATAATCCGAGAAAAAGAAGCATAATAAATATATATATAAATAATTAACCCCCCTGAACATAAAAATTCAAGGGGGTTAACTTTTTGTCTAGCTACTTTATATAGCTTTTTTATATCTCTTCGACAACCTTTTGGATAGCTTTCAGGGCATCAGCCGGCAGTTTGTCAAAACCGCCCCTTTCAGTTTCTCTACCCTTAATATATTCAATCCTGTCGTTCATTCTGGCCGTAAACTGCTTTTTATAGTCTGTATCACTGAAATCTGGTACATACCCATCTATCTCCATGATTTCAATGTCAGAGAAATTTTCCCACTGTTTAAACTCTGCTTTACCTTCAATTATAGATTCAATTACACCCAGGGTAACTGGAGGTGTAATATCTTTACCCATAAAGGCTCCAGTATTTAAAATATAACACTCAATACCAGTATCAAACAGGGCTTTGAACTTATTATAATCCTGTTCTAATGGATAGGTTCTAAAGGGATTAGCATATGGTTCAACAACTAAGGCATTAGGATCCACACCCTCTGCCAGTCTTTCAGCAGATGTCCTTTTGGTAGCCAGGGTTGCACCCATTGCAGAAGCCAGAGAAGTTCCATTTAATTTTAAAACAGGTGGTAATGTTGGGTCTTTCATTAACCAGAATACAGCATCAGCCTTTTCATCAATCTTATTTACCCGGTTAGGAGACCATAAAACAGATTTTACAGCACGTCCATTACCATTACGGATATCCTCTGTTACCAGTACTACATTGCCATCTTCATCAACGGTTGCTCCAGTATTCTGGGCAGTTAAGATGTATTTATTATCTTCATCACCCATCGGATAATCCTGGGTCTTATCAAAGTATGAAGGCTCTAAGGCAACAGATGAACCATCATCAACATTAATAATAAAGGCATCATCATGTAGAATTGTTACATCATATTTACCACCATGTTTAGCATGGGTGATAGTTGATTTTCCAGAACCAGAAAGACCAAATACGGCAACAACATATTTGCTGTTATCATTGAGATTATATCTCTTTAATCCACCATGACAGCAGGCAAAGTTGTGTCTATTAGCAGTACCCCAACCCAGTGTAAGTGTACCCTTCTTATGTTCACCAAAATAACGCATACCCAGTAAAGCAGCTACATTATGTTCCGGGTCAAAAAAAGTTAATCCCAAGGGATGATCAGGGTGTGTCCAGTCAGGGTCTGAGAAGATATAGATATCACCCTCATTAGGTAATTTTTGGGATTCCTTATACATTTTATTATAAAGTTCATTAATATACTGGAAGTTTAACAACCAGGAGTAAGCAATATTTTCATGGTTTTCAGGCATTAACAGGTGTGCTTTGATCATAAAGTCTTTATCTAAACCGACATAGGCCTGGCAGTGGTACATCTTGCGATAGCGTGTATCATAAACAGCTTCCCTGATTTTAGCAGCATAATCCTCAAGATCTACTTCAGGTTCTCCTACGATTCTACGGGCAGCAGCACAACGACCTTTAACAGCACCATCATTAAATAATAATATATTAGCATCCTGTGGTAAACCTATTTCTTCTGGTTTATAGATCGGCATACCTGTCTCAATAGTACCAGGGCTGTTTTTAGCCTTCTTATATGCCTCAGCAGGTGTTAATAATTTCTCCACATTATTACCATAGAATGCTGTCTCAACAGTAGTCCTTATCCTTGAGATAATATCCTTTGTTTCAAAATATTCAATAGTTGACATATTAAAAAACCCACTCCTTTTGAAGTTTTTTTATTCTTATTTATTTATACTTCTTTTCTACTAGCTTCTGGTCTAATACTATCCTCTATTTTTGAAAAATTCTTCTGCTACAGCAGGGAAGATAATATATGATAGGACATCTTCTTCTTTGGTATAATATCCCTTTTCCTTGACCTCTTTAGTAGCCTTCTCCATAATAGGTTCAAGGTCATCAGCCGGGCGATGAGTAATAACTTCAGCATCCTTACCAATAATTTTTGCCCTGAAGTCATCATCAATTTTACCTGGTGCCTTACCATAACCACCCTGTAGGTACTTCTTAACTTCTTTACTGACTACTTTATATCTTTCACCTGTCGCTACATTAAAAACAGCCTGTGTCCCAACAATTTGGCTCATCGGTGTAACAAGTGGCGGATAACCCAGGTCTTCACGAACCTTTGGTACCTCTAAGAGGGTTTCTTCTAATCTATCAAGCATATTCATCTTTTTCATCTGGCTCCTCATATTAGATAACATCCCACCTGGAACCTGATAAATTAATACCTCAGGGTCAACATCTTTAGGAGCCATATTCTCTTTTAGTTTATCCCTGATATCTTTAAAATATCTATTCAATTCAGACACATATTCCATATCAATACCAGTATCATAATCTGTCCCGGCAAAGGTAGCAACCATTGTTTCTGTAGCAGGTTGTGATGTGCCGAGAGCCAGGGTAGACAGAGCAGTATCAATAACATCAACACCAGCTTCAACAGCCTTAAGATAGGTCATTGAAGCTAGACCACTGGTATAATGGGTGTGCAGCTGAATAGGTATATCAACAGCCTCTTTCAGTGAACCAATAAGTTCTGTAGCTTCATATGGTTTTAATAGACCAGCCATATCTTTAAGACAGATTGAATCCGCCCCTACTTTTTTTAATTCTTTAGCAGTTTCAATATAATGTTCAATATCATGTACAGGACTGGTAGTATAAACAACAGTTGCCTGGGCATGGCCGCCATATTCATTTGTTGCTTCAATAGCAACCTGCATATTCCTAACATCATTTAAAGCATCAAAGATACGGAAAATATCAATACCATTTTTAATAGCCAACCTGACAAATTCCCTTACAGAATCATCTGGGTAATGTTTATAACCTACAATATTTTGACCTCTCAAGAGCATCTGGAAAGGGGTATTGGGCATCTTTTCCTTTAATTTCTTTAACCTTTCCCAGGGATCTTCATTGAGGTATCTCATTGCACTGTCAAAGGTAGCACCACCCCACATCTCAACAGAATGATAGCCCGCCTTATCTACCTTTTCAGCAATAGGTAACATATCGTCTGTAGACATTCGTGTTGCCAGTAATGATTGATGGGCATCCCTGAAAATAGTCTCAGTTATACCTACTTTTTTCTTCGCGGTCATTTTTTCACTCCCTTTTAATTATCTAAGCACAGTTCTATTATTTCATTTACCATGTATACTATTTTTGACTAACCAAGTAATGATAACAATGTCCCTGCCGCTATGGCAGAACCAAGAACCCCGGCTACATTTGGACCCATAGCATGCATAAGCAAGAAATTGCTCGGGTTTTCTTCCTTACCAACCTTTTGGGCAACCCGTGCAGCCATCGGTACTGCAGAAACACCTGCTGCTCCAATAAGTGGATTCACCTTACCACCACTTAGTTTGTGCATTAATTTACCAAACAATGTCCCAGTAGCTGTTCCAATGGAAAAAGCAATTAAACCAAGGACAATAATCTTAATAGTACTCAAGCTTAAAAAGCTTTCCGCATTAGCTGTTGCACCAACTGTTAGCCCCAAAAAGATAGTAACAATATTGGTTAATTCATTCTGGGCAGTTTTAGTTAACCTATCAACAACACCAGATTCTCTCATTAAATTACCAAACATAAGCGCACCAATTAATGCTGCTGCTGAAGGCAGCAAAAGTATTGTTAAAACCGTTACAATTATAGGAAAAATAATCTTTTCAAGCTTACTTACAGGTCTTAACTGTTCCATTTTAACCTGTCTCTCTTTTTTAGTAGTTAAGGCCCTCATAATAGGCGGTTGAATAATCGGAACTAAAGCCATATATGAATAAGCAGCTATAGCAATTGGGCCTAATAAATGCGGCGCTAATTTGGTAGCCAGAAAGATAGCTGTAGGACCATCAGCACCACCAATAATCCCAATCGAGCCAGCCTCCTGTAAAGTGAATCCCAGTAAGATAGCCCCAATAAAGGTGACATAAATACCAAATTGGGCTGCCGCACCCAATAAAACACTCTTAGGATTAGCAATTAAAGGACCAAAATCGGTCATAGCCCCAACCCCCATAAAAATTAATGGTGGATATATTCCCAGTTTAACCCCCTGATATAACCAGTAAAGCAAACCACCGGGTTCCATCAAATCAGCTAATGGGAGATTGGCAAGCAGTACCCCAAAACCTATCGGTAAGAGGAGTAGTGGTTCATATTTCTTTTTAATTGCCAGATAGAATAAAACACAGGCAATTATTATCATCACAAACTCTTTAAATGTAAGGTTTGCAAAGCCAGTTTCAGCACCAAATTTGAGAAGACTTTCTATCACGACTTTTCCCCCCTCTTCATCACTGTTTTATCCAATTACTGCTAGTACATCTCCTGTATCAACAGAGTCTCCATCAGAAACATAAATAGCCTTAACTGTGCCGCTGGCTGTTGCAGCAATCTCATTTTCCATCTTCATTGCCTCTAATATAAAGATTGTATCACCTTCACTTACTGTATCACCTTCAGCAACCTGTAGACTTATTGTACCTGGTAGTGGGGCTAATATTTCTTCTCCCTCTACATCCCCAGGAACAGCCTGAGGTTTTTCAACAGTAGTTTTTTCGACTTTTTCCTCAGCTGGAGTAGTAGTACTTACTGAAGCAGCACCCATTTCTTCTACTTCAACTTCATAGCTTTTATTATTTATAGTAACTTTAAACTTTTTCATAGTGAAATACCCCTTTCTAGCATAATTACATTTAATAATTAAACAGCCTCTAATTTATAGCTTTAATATTGGCAACATATTCATTATCTTCTAACAGACTGGCCATAACAGCAGTTATTACTGCAACCGTTTCATCTTCTCCCCCTTGACCCTCTTGAACTCTAACCTTTGATCTTACAGGGCGGGAAGGCTTAGTAACTTTCTCTTCTTTATACAGTAGAGATTCAAATAGCTGTAAGATTAGAGAAAGGAGAAATAAAACTAAGAATACTATGCCCATTCCTATAACGGTAACCTGAAGGGTTGTTATTAATAACTCCATATGCTAACTTATTACCTCCTTCCCATATTTTAGAAATGGTTAATAATTTTTTTTAAAAGCAGACTTATCATTATATGAACTAATCACCCCCCTATATCACCACTATAACAAATATAGGTTTTGTTAAAGACATTATTAAAAAAATCACATATAGAAAATTTTTGCCAAGAAAAGGTAAAGATATCCTTTTTGTATGATTATTATGTAAATTTAGAGCTTATGTTCAGAATTCAGTTGTTCACGTCCATATTTCCTGATAATTATATCATCTGTTAAATTCAATTACAAGTAAAAAATCTACAAAAATACGTGGGTTTTAGCTGATGTTTTAGTGCAATTCACTGAGATAAAATAAATAATTTCCTTATATATAAAATATTATTAGTTCATCAAAAAACCCATACAGAGAATTATTTCCCCTATATGGGTTATCTTTTATAATACTACTGATGTGGATTATTAACTTCTGCCTGAGCTGCAGCTAAGCGAGCAATCGGCACCCTGAAAGGAGAACAGGATACATAGTTAAGGCCTACACTATGGCAGAACTTAACAGAAGATGGTTCACCACCATGTTCACCACAAATACCAACCTTTAAATTAGGATTACTTGAACGTCCTTTATTAACACCAATCTCAACTAACTGACCTACTCCATCCTGATCAAGTACCTGGAAGGGGTTCTTTTCCAGTACTTCTTCATCAAGATAATGTGCCAGGAACTTACCTTCAGCATCATCCCTACTAAATCCAAAGGTAGTCTGGGTAAGATCATTAGTTCCAAAGGAGAAAAACTCGGCTTCTTCAGCAATTTGATCAGCAGTTAGTGCAGCCCTGGGCAGTTCAATCATAGTACCAATTGTATATGATAAATCAACCCCAGCTTCTTTTATTACTGCATCAGCCGCTTTCTTAACTACCCCCTTCATTAACTTAAATTCATTAATATGTGCTACAAGGGGAATCATAATCTCTGGATGTACATCAAGACCATCTGCTTTTAATTCACAGGCTGCTTCCATAATAGCCTTAGCTTGCATTTCATATATCTCTGGGTAAGTCACCCCAAGACGACAGCCCCGGTGGCCGAGCATTGGATTCATTTCGTGTAGATTCTCAATTGTCTTTAATAATTCTTCTTTATCACTGGCATCCTTACCACCGGCCTTTAATTTGGTAACTTCTACCAATAATTCATCATGATCAGGTAGGAACTCATGTAATGGGGGATCAAGCAGTCTAATTGTCACTGGTCTTTCACCCATTGCTTTTAAGATACCTTTAAAATCACCCTTCTGCATTGGCAACAATTTCTCCAGAGCAGACTCCCTGGCCGCCTTACTATCAGCAAGAATCATATCCTGAACAATAGGTAAACGGTCTTCATCAAAGAACATGTGCTCTGTCCGGCAGAGACCAATCCCTTCTGCACCAAAATCAACAGCGGCTTCTGCGTCTTCTGGAGTATCAGCATTGGTTCTAACCTGCATTGTCCTGAAGTCATCTGCCCAACCCATCAGTTTCTCAAAGTTTTCATCCATCTCAGGGTCGATAGTAGGAACTTCTCCCAGATATACATTACCAGTACCACCATCAATTGTAATAAAATCACCCTTTTTAACTACTGTACCATCAGGGGTAGTAAATTTCTCTACACTATAGTCAACTTTAATATCCTCACAACCAGCAACAGCAGGCTTACCCATACCACGTGCTACAACAGCAGCATGGCTGGTCATACCACCACGTGAAGTAAGTACACCCTGTGCTGCCGCCATACCGTGAATATCTTCAGGTGAGGTTTCAGTCCTGACCAGTACTACCTTTTCACCAGCCTTACCCAGTTCAGCAGCCTCATCAGAATCAAAAACCACTTTACCTGCAGCCGCACCTGGTGAAGCATCAAGGCCTTTAGCCAGTATTGTAAGCTCTGCATCAGGATCAATCCTCCTGTGGAGCAGTTCATCAAGTTTCTGCGGCTCTATCCTACCTACAGCTGTCCTTTTATCAATCAAACCCTCTTCTTCCAGGTCAACAGCAATTTTAACAGCCGCCCTGGCAGTTCTTTTGCCAGTACGTGTCTGCAGCATGAAAAGTTCGCCTTCCTGGATAGTAAACTCAACATCCTGTACATCAGTATAGTGTTTCTCTAGTTTTTCAAAAATGTCAGTCAGTTGTTTGTAAATCTCAGGCATTTCTTCTTCTAACTGGGCAATAGGTTTAGGGGTTCTAATACCGGCAACAACGTCTTCTCCCTGGGCATTTTTCAGGTATTCACCCCAGTATTTGTTTTCCCCGGTTGACGGGTTACGGGTAAAAGCAACACCTGTACCAGAATTCTCACCCATATTACCATAAACCATAGTTTGCACATTTACTGCTGTACCCCAGTGATGTGGAATATCATTAATATTCCTGTAACTAATAGCCCTTTCATTGTTCCAGGAACCAAAT
This window contains:
- a CDS encoding glutamate synthase-related protein, with product MSEWRKRNDALGTVNRGDACESGLCTLCRADCKGKCETWMSSLVGRKMLYPRDFGTITSGSANIDASGVGYHTLRIQGYAHGAHGLAEGLTDNADDCIFPNVDIETSFGNNVKTKSRIPMMTGALGSTFIAAKYWNSFAIGAALAGFPIVIGENVVGVDKEAVLKDGKITKAPELDRRIEVYQQYTRDGYGAIFVQLNVEDTRNGVAEYVIDKYGDDVIIELKWGQGAKDIGGEIQVKSLEYAQFLARRGYVVDPDPMKESNVKAFKAGAIKSFARHSRLGGTDAATTEELQEGFMEQVEYLRGLGYKRISLKTGAYGMKALAMALRFAADAKLDLLTIDGAGGGTGMSPWNMMEHWGVPSLQLHAKAVEYANILDKMGIEVPDLSFAGGFAREDHMFKALALGAPYVKLVCMGRAPMIPGFVGSNIEGVFHPERKETLNGNWDSLPKTVSELGDTPESIFAGWYDVEEIVGQDEMQKIPYGAVAMYTLADKLSAGLKQFMAGARKFNLSELNHSDLMAANREVASETGIPYMTDALDEEAKEILRKTWLRTVTA
- a CDS encoding Gfo/Idh/MocA family protein — its product is MQKVYYERALYRRETITIKKIRLAVIGTGMAWKRLHWPAIQELGDHYQIVAVCNKTKSDAVDFAREINLAQENVYDDYKEMLKRGDIDAVDVMVPIPENFDIYHDIVTANINLIAEKPLASTMEGAEKLLKLHKKHPVNIMVAENYRYNDEINKIRDIINQGKIGDVIYFINHNAVDFENQMTKNTFAATEWRQHPQFKGGTFLDAGLHDIAAMRHIFGKVDYVYAMGQPQQEDFSPYISVNSQIKFSNGVIGQYSYYTDGKETQRPLIGFRIFGNKGEIYLEERRCGTINITYRDGGSEQITYRPERGYFNELLNFYNSLLGNEEIAVTPEVEYGDVKMVFNILKSIKDNKAYPVDTKTNEISLV
- a CDS encoding bacteriohemerythrin, coding for MFEWKDSYSVGIEEIDKQHKNLLGIGEELVYVMENTTKGLDQYDEIKRLLKELYDYTVYHFTAEEKLMKKYDFIDLPSHQFQHKLFVKKIEEIDLDEFDNDQIDSTFKIMEFLSNWITNHILKIDPQYSKVLREKGVR
- a CDS encoding bacteriohemerythrin; translated protein: MFEWKEAYSVGIEEIDKQHKNLLGIGEELVYVMENTTKGLDQYDEVKRLLKELYDYTIYHFTSEEKLMEKHDFLELPSHQFQHKLFVKKLEEIDLEEFDNDQLETTNQLLDFIANWITEHILKEDQKYSKIIREKEA
- a CDS encoding phosphoenolpyruvate carboxykinase (ATP), whose protein sequence is MSTIEYFETKDIISRIRTTVETAFYGNNVEKLLTPAEAYKKAKNSPGTIETGMPIYKPEEIGLPQDANILLFNDGAVKGRCAAARRIVGEPEVDLEDYAAKIREAVYDTRYRKMYHCQAYVGLDKDFMIKAHLLMPENHENIAYSWLLNFQYINELYNKMYKESQKLPNEGDIYIFSDPDWTHPDHPLGLTFFDPEHNVAALLGMRYFGEHKKGTLTLGWGTANRHNFACCHGGLKRYNLNDNSKYVVAVFGLSGSGKSTITHAKHGGKYDVTILHDDAFIINVDDGSSVALEPSYFDKTQDYPMGDEDNKYILTAQNTGATVDEDGNVVLVTEDIRNGNGRAVKSVLWSPNRVNKIDEKADAVFWLMKDPTLPPVLKLNGTSLASAMGATLATKRTSAERLAEGVDPNALVVEPYANPFRTYPLEQDYNKFKALFDTGIECYILNTGAFMGKDITPPVTLGVIESIIEGKAEFKQWENFSDIEIMEIDGYVPDFSDTDYKKQFTARMNDRIEYIKGRETERGGFDKLPADALKAIQKVVEEI
- a CDS encoding pyruvate carboxylase subunit B; translated protein: MTAKKKVGITETIFRDAHQSLLATRMSTDDMLPIAEKVDKAGYHSVEMWGGATFDSAMRYLNEDPWERLKKLKEKMPNTPFQMLLRGQNIVGYKHYPDDSVREFVRLAIKNGIDIFRIFDALNDVRNMQVAIEATNEYGGHAQATVVYTTSPVHDIEHYIETAKELKKVGADSICLKDMAGLLKPYEATELIGSLKEAVDIPIQLHTHYTSGLASMTYLKAVEAGVDVIDTALSTLALGTSQPATETMVATFAGTDYDTGIDMEYVSELNRYFKDIRDKLKENMAPKDVDPEVLIYQVPGGMLSNMRSQMKKMNMLDRLEETLLEVPKVREDLGYPPLVTPMSQIVGTQAVFNVATGERYKVVSKEVKKYLQGGYGKAPGKIDDDFRAKIIGKDAEVITHRPADDLEPIMEKATKEVKEKGYYTKEEDVLSYIIFPAVAEEFFKNRG
- a CDS encoding sodium ion-translocating decarboxylase subunit beta — protein: MESLLKFGAETGFANLTFKEFVMIIIACVLFYLAIKKKYEPLLLLPIGFGVLLANLPLADLMEPGGLLYWLYQGVKLGIYPPLIFMGVGAMTDFGPLIANPKSVLLGAAAQFGIYVTFIGAILLGFTLQEAGSIGIIGGADGPTAIFLATKLAPHLLGPIAIAAYSYMALVPIIQPPIMRALTTKKERQVKMEQLRPVSKLEKIIFPIIVTVLTILLLPSAAALIGALMFGNLMRESGVVDRLTKTAQNELTNIVTIFLGLTVGATANAESFLSLSTIKIIVLGLIAFSIGTATGTLFGKLMHKLSGGKVNPLIGAAGVSAVPMAARVAQKVGKEENPSNFLLMHAMGPNVAGVLGSAIAAGTLLSLLG
- a CDS encoding biotin/lipoyl-containing protein translates to MKKFKVTINNKSYEVEVEEMGAASVSTTTPAEEKVEKTTVEKPQAVPGDVEGEEILAPLPGTISLQVAEGDTVSEGDTIFILEAMKMENEIAATASGTVKAIYVSDGDSVDTGDVLAVIG
- a CDS encoding OadG family transporter subunit; this translates as MELLITTLQVTVIGMGIVFLVLFLLSLILQLFESLLYKEEKVTKPSRPVRSKVRVQEGQGGEDETVAVITAVMASLLEDNEYVANIKAIN
- the ppdK gene encoding pyruvate, phosphate dikinase, yielding MVEKYVYSFGGGKADGKTELKNLLGGKGANLAEMTNLGINVPPGFTITTNVCTLYYENNENYPEGLDEQVEEALSKVEGLMGKEFGDVNDPLLFSVRSGARVSMPGMMDTVLNLGLNDETVQGVIKQTNNERFAYDSYRRFVQMFGNVVLGMDGAEFEEILEKKKEKLGVDYDTEIPAESLKELVGEFKAHIKETTGEDFPEEPKAQLWAAIDAVFGSWNNERAISYRNINDIPHHWGTAVNVQTMVYGNMGENSGTGVAFTRNPSTGENKYWGEYLKNAQGEDVVAGIRTPKPIAQLEEEMPEIYKQLTDIFEKLEKHYTDVQDVEFTIQEGELFMLQTRTGKRTARAAVKIAVDLEEEGLIDKRTAVGRIEPQKLDELLHRRIDPDAELTILAKGLDASPGAAAGKVVFDSDEAAELGKAGEKVVLVRTETSPEDIHGMAAAQGVLTSRGGMTSHAAVVARGMGKPAVAGCEDIKVDYSVEKFTTPDGTVVKKGDFITIDGGTGNVYLGEVPTIDPEMDENFEKLMGWADDFRTMQVRTNADTPEDAEAAVDFGAEGIGLCRTEHMFFDEDRLPIVQDMILADSKAARESALEKLLPMQKGDFKGILKAMGERPVTIRLLDPPLHEFLPDHDELLVEVTKLKAGGKDASDKEELLKTIENLHEMNPMLGHRGCRLGVTYPEIYEMQAKAIMEAACELKADGLDVHPEIMIPLVAHINEFKLMKGVVKKAADAVIKEAGVDLSYTIGTMIELPRAALTADQIAEEAEFFSFGTNDLTQTTFGFSRDDAEGKFLAHYLDEEVLEKNPFQVLDQDGVGQLVEIGVNKGRSSNPNLKVGICGEHGGEPSSVKFCHSVGLNYVSCSPFRVPIARLAAAQAEVNNPHQ